One genomic window of Aquisalimonas sp. 2447 includes the following:
- a CDS encoding ProQ/FinO family protein, with protein sequence MTEQTLSKRQRKAAEIARAREWLAEQFPAVFGGKGGVPIAIGGHQQAHDAAKAEDGPPSWAIQGALRKWTRHPAYLEALTTGATRYNLDGTPGGAVTAKQAEKAAHQLAEFRRRWKAEKAAKAKSGAKRPFLTLKKGAKQ encoded by the coding sequence ATGACTGAACAGACCCTAAGCAAACGACAGCGCAAGGCGGCGGAAATCGCACGCGCCCGCGAGTGGCTGGCGGAGCAGTTCCCGGCCGTGTTCGGCGGCAAAGGGGGCGTCCCCATTGCCATCGGCGGCCACCAGCAAGCACACGACGCGGCGAAGGCCGAAGACGGCCCGCCGTCATGGGCCATACAAGGGGCGTTGCGGAAGTGGACGCGCCACCCTGCCTATCTGGAGGCCCTGACCACCGGGGCAACCCGGTACAACCTCGACGGCACGCCAGGGGGTGCGGTAACCGCCAAGCAAGCCGAAAAGGCCGCTCATCAACTGGCGGAGTTTCGCCGGAGGTGGAAGGCAGAGAAGGCCGCCAAGGCAAAGAGCGGCGCCAAGCGGCCGTTTCTGACTCTGAAAAAGGGGGCGAAGCAATGA
- a CDS encoding toprim domain-containing protein, whose protein sequence is MRNENARGAPGDKGKLRADYTAPDALPAIAQAMEAYGVTPAKGVDALKADGLLHRYRVDGDKPGTLNGWCVIHLDGIPAAVFGSWKAGVSATWRARAPGTEAEREQARQQMAEARMQRDAEQAERHRQAADKARRLWARAKPANPSHPYLARKGVPPLKARQLGDALVLPLFTLAGALASLQFIDGDGGKRLLSGGRKQACAIPVAGKGANAPRLLITEGWATAASVHALEPYALVLAAVDAGNLAAVAMAARSRWPGLPIVLCADADPVGEKASRAAARAVGGTVAMPPTGDFNDYAQRGQA, encoded by the coding sequence ATGAGAAACGAAAACGCCCGGGGGGCACCGGGCGATAAGGGGAAGCTACGTGCTGATTATACCGCCCCTGACGCCCTGCCCGCCATAGCCCAGGCCATGGAAGCCTACGGCGTCACCCCCGCCAAAGGGGTGGACGCGCTAAAGGCTGACGGCCTCTTGCACCGCTACAGGGTAGACGGCGACAAGCCCGGCACCCTCAACGGCTGGTGCGTCATCCACCTGGACGGCATACCGGCTGCCGTGTTCGGGAGTTGGAAAGCGGGAGTCTCCGCCACCTGGCGAGCCCGTGCCCCGGGGACAGAAGCGGAGCGCGAACAGGCCCGTCAGCAAATGGCGGAGGCCCGAATGCAGCGGGACGCCGAACAGGCCGAACGCCACCGCCAGGCAGCCGACAAGGCCCGCCGTCTATGGGCGAGGGCGAAGCCTGCCAACCCATCCCATCCTTACCTTGCCCGCAAGGGCGTACCACCGCTCAAGGCCCGCCAACTGGGGGATGCCTTGGTACTCCCGCTGTTCACCCTCGCCGGCGCCCTGGCGTCGCTGCAATTCATCGACGGCGACGGCGGGAAGCGCCTGCTATCCGGTGGCCGGAAGCAAGCATGCGCCATCCCCGTGGCAGGCAAAGGGGCCAACGCGCCCCGCCTGCTTATTACTGAAGGATGGGCAACAGCGGCGAGCGTTCACGCCCTGGAGCCGTACGCGCTGGTGCTGGCGGCCGTCGACGCCGGGAACCTAGCAGCCGTCGCAATGGCGGCCCGAAGCCGGTGGCCGGGGCTGCCGATTGTGCTATGCGCCGATGCCGACCCCGTGGGCGAGAAGGCTTCACGGGCGGCGGCGCGGGCAGTAGGCGGAACGGTGGCCATGCCACCGACCGGGGACTTCAATGACTACGCGCAAAGGGGGCAGGCATGA
- the tsaD gene encoding tRNA (adenosine(37)-N6)-threonylcarbamoyltransferase complex transferase subunit TsaD yields the protein MRVLGIETSCDETGVAIYDGSAGLLAHAVHSQVDLHATYGGVVPELASRDHVRRVLPLTEQVLAEAGLAREDIDAVAYTRGPGLVGALLVGAAVARSLAWARGLPALGVHHMEAHLLAPLLEDDPPAFPFVALLVSGGHTMLVQVAGVGRYRLLGESVDDAAGEAFDKTAKLLGLPYPGGPQLERLASRGEPDTYRFPRPMTDRPGLDFSFSGLKTFTRNLVRDAGDDPQVRANIARGFQDAVADTLAIKCRRALRETGVRRLVVAGGVSANRALRERFAVMAQAEDATVHYPRLALCTDNGAMIAYCGYLRLSAGERSAAAFDVTARWPLEGLIPPAGENVG from the coding sequence ATGCGGGTGCTGGGGATCGAGACCTCCTGTGATGAGACCGGTGTTGCCATCTACGACGGCAGCGCCGGACTCCTTGCCCACGCGGTGCACAGTCAGGTGGACCTGCACGCCACCTATGGCGGCGTGGTCCCCGAACTGGCTTCCAGGGACCACGTCCGCCGCGTGCTGCCGCTGACGGAGCAGGTGCTCGCGGAGGCCGGCCTGGCGCGCGAGGACATCGATGCCGTCGCCTATACCCGCGGCCCCGGGCTGGTGGGTGCGTTGCTGGTGGGTGCTGCCGTGGCGCGCAGTCTCGCCTGGGCGCGAGGACTGCCGGCGCTGGGTGTGCATCACATGGAGGCGCATCTGCTGGCGCCGCTATTGGAGGATGACCCGCCAGCGTTCCCGTTCGTGGCCCTGCTCGTTTCCGGGGGCCATACCATGCTGGTGCAGGTCGCCGGGGTAGGCCGCTATCGCCTGCTGGGGGAGTCCGTGGACGATGCCGCCGGCGAGGCCTTCGACAAGACAGCCAAACTCCTCGGTCTGCCGTACCCGGGCGGGCCACAGCTGGAGCGTCTGGCGTCCCGGGGTGAGCCGGATACGTACCGTTTTCCGCGTCCTATGACGGACCGCCCCGGGCTCGATTTCAGCTTCAGCGGCCTGAAGACCTTCACGCGGAATCTGGTCCGCGATGCCGGCGATGACCCGCAGGTGCGTGCCAACATCGCGCGCGGGTTCCAGGACGCCGTGGCCGACACGCTGGCCATCAAGTGCCGGCGAGCACTTCGGGAGACCGGCGTGCGCAGGCTGGTGGTGGCCGGGGGAGTCAGTGCCAACCGAGCACTGCGTGAGCGTTTCGCGGTCATGGCGCAGGCCGAGGATGCCACAGTCCACTATCCGCGTCTGGCGCTGTGTACCGACAACGGCGCGATGATCGCGTACTGCGGCTATCTGCGTCTGAGTGCCGGCGAGCGGTCCGCCGCGGCTTTCGATGTCACGGCGCGTTGGCCACTTGAAGGGCTGATCCCGCCCGCGGGAGAGAATGTCGGCTGA
- a CDS encoding DUF927 domain-containing protein — MSEDDQGNVARIEGHDPTETPPRYPSEPEIERPGYAVHDDWFTVSGKRRQPGLYWHQRGQGEDSDPVDTWIARPIHAVARTDDENGCSAGRLLRFLDDSGRWREWAMPKRLLGGDGTRIREELLDMGFDINYRHRARFLEWLSAQHPRDRIMAASRTGWHDIETGRCFVLPGRTIGAENVRHQTESPGVDDFRQAGTLQGWRETVAAPCRGNPVLILAVSAALAGPLLKAAAQRDAGGHGFHLVGDSSKGKTTALQAAASVWGGPGFVRTWRATGNGLEATAAALNDAAIILDEISEADPGEIGGVVYALANGHGKQRARREGGSRQAARWRVVALSSGERTLAGHMGEAGGRVKSGQSARLLDVPATWQSHGAFDELHGHPDGRAFADALKQASERHHGHAGPAFVEWLIDQDHDLPERLARTQAHEWFQEPGELAGRAGSAFALVATAGELATEAGITGWKTGEALEAAAFALDGWADLRGGGHGEDQQILNAVRDFLDRHGDARFSSLDTSGSGIRDRAGYWRDTENGRVWYFTAGALREAASGFETRRIADALEAARWLAAADPGKRSKRIKVEGRTAALYAIDPEGGDDDA, encoded by the coding sequence ATGAGCGAAGACGACCAGGGGAACGTGGCCCGCATCGAAGGGCACGACCCAACCGAGACCCCGCCACGTTATCCGTCCGAACCAGAGATAGAGCGGCCGGGGTACGCGGTGCATGACGACTGGTTCACCGTGAGCGGAAAGCGGCGACAGCCCGGCTTGTACTGGCACCAGCGCGGGCAGGGTGAAGACAGCGATCCCGTAGACACTTGGATTGCCCGGCCAATCCATGCTGTAGCGCGAACAGACGACGAAAACGGCTGTTCGGCCGGGCGGCTTCTGCGGTTCCTCGACGATTCCGGCCGGTGGCGGGAATGGGCCATGCCGAAGCGCCTTCTAGGGGGCGACGGCACCCGGATTCGCGAAGAGCTGTTAGACATGGGTTTTGACATCAACTATCGCCACCGGGCGCGGTTCCTGGAGTGGTTGAGCGCCCAACACCCGCGTGACCGAATCATGGCAGCAAGCCGCACCGGCTGGCACGACATAGAGACCGGGCGTTGTTTCGTACTGCCCGGCCGCACCATTGGGGCGGAGAACGTCCGACACCAAACGGAAAGCCCCGGAGTTGACGACTTCCGTCAAGCCGGAACGCTCCAAGGATGGCGGGAGACGGTGGCGGCGCCCTGCCGGGGTAACCCTGTCCTAATACTAGCGGTATCCGCCGCGCTGGCGGGCCCGCTGCTCAAGGCAGCCGCCCAACGCGACGCCGGAGGACACGGGTTTCACCTGGTGGGGGACTCCAGCAAAGGAAAGACCACCGCGCTACAGGCGGCGGCGAGCGTTTGGGGCGGCCCCGGATTCGTCCGCACCTGGCGAGCCACCGGGAACGGGCTGGAAGCTACGGCGGCGGCATTGAATGACGCGGCCATCATCCTGGATGAAATCAGCGAAGCCGACCCCGGCGAAATCGGGGGCGTTGTTTATGCCCTGGCCAACGGGCACGGGAAGCAACGTGCACGCCGGGAAGGCGGGAGCCGCCAGGCAGCGCGGTGGCGCGTTGTCGCCCTTTCGTCCGGGGAGCGAACCCTAGCCGGGCACATGGGCGAAGCCGGGGGCCGGGTGAAGTCCGGGCAAAGCGCACGACTTCTAGACGTTCCAGCCACCTGGCAAAGCCACGGCGCCTTTGATGAATTGCACGGCCACCCGGACGGCCGGGCATTTGCCGACGCCCTCAAGCAAGCCAGCGAGCGCCACCACGGCCACGCCGGGCCCGCGTTTGTTGAGTGGCTGATAGACCAGGATCACGACTTGCCTGAAAGACTAGCCCGAACCCAGGCGCATGAATGGTTTCAGGAACCCGGCGAGCTAGCAGGGCGGGCAGGTTCCGCGTTCGCGCTGGTGGCGACGGCCGGGGAGCTCGCCACGGAAGCCGGCATTACCGGCTGGAAAACGGGGGAAGCCCTGGAAGCGGCCGCGTTCGCGCTGGATGGTTGGGCGGACTTGCGCGGCGGGGGACACGGCGAAGACCAGCAAATCCTGAACGCCGTTCGCGACTTCCTGGACCGCCACGGCGATGCCCGATTCTCCAGCCTCGATACGTCGGGGAGCGGGATACGGGACCGGGCCGGCTACTGGCGGGACACGGAAAACGGCCGCGTCTGGTACTTCACGGCCGGGGCGCTACGCGAGGCCGCCAGCGGATTCGAAACGCGCCGTATTGCAGACGCCTTAGAGGCAGCGAGGTGGCTGGCAGCGGCAGACCCGGGCAAACGCTCGAAGCGCATCAAGGTGGAAGGCCGAACCGCCGCCCTGTACGCCATCGACCCGGAGGGCGGCGACGATGACGCTTGA
- a CDS encoding GatB/YqeY domain-containing protein, translated as MTDSALKDRINTAVKEAMRARDSKRLATLRQVTAGIKQHEVDQRTELADADVIAILSKMVKQRQESIEQYRTANRGDLAEQEEYELAILQEFLPQPLSDDEVDALIDEAIAASGAESLRDMGKVMGLLKPRLQGRADLGQASARIKARLQG; from the coding sequence ATGACTGACAGCGCCCTGAAGGACCGCATCAACACGGCGGTGAAAGAGGCTATGCGCGCGCGTGACAGCAAACGCCTGGCAACCCTGCGCCAGGTCACCGCGGGCATCAAGCAGCACGAGGTGGACCAGCGCACGGAACTGGCTGACGCCGACGTGATCGCCATTCTCAGCAAGATGGTGAAGCAGCGGCAGGAGTCCATCGAGCAGTATCGTACAGCGAACCGCGGCGATCTTGCCGAGCAGGAAGAGTACGAACTGGCGATCCTCCAGGAGTTCCTGCCCCAGCCGCTCAGTGACGACGAGGTGGATGCGCTCATCGACGAGGCCATCGCCGCGAGCGGGGCCGAATCCCTGCGGGACATGGGCAAGGTCATGGGGCTGCTCAAGCCGCGCCTGCAGGGCCGCGCTGATCTGGGTCAGGCCAGCGCGCGCATCAAGGCGCGCCTGCAGGGCTGA
- the dnaG gene encoding DNA primase — translation MAGRIPDQFIDDLLARVDIVELIGSRLAIKKAGANYQALCPFHTEKTPSFTVSPSKQFYHCFGCGAHGTAVRFLMEYDRMSFPEAVEALARQVGMELPKEARAPANPEAASLYPLLDKAGNAYRQWLRQHPDRERAVAYLRRRGLSGDIAARYGIGFAPPGWDNVLRELGHEEDLIRAGLAIRKDSGSVYDRFRDRIMFPIRDRRGRVIGFGGRVLDDGEPKYLNSPETPVFHKGRELYGLHECLEAQRHPDPILVVEGYMDVVALAQQGLPNAVATLGTATTTDQVERLFRATRNVVFCFDGDQAGRQAAWRALENTLPALRDDRQARFLFLPDGEDPDSLVREQGAEAFQALVTDAESLSQFMLRELGRDADLYTVDGRARLVERGAPVIARAPQGVFRDLLVDELARHARVDRAHVERAVAGDAAPATTSHTPRRQAQPQRRTAVRVAIALLLQHPELAEKGGEPERFRDLDQPGADLLAQVLELLQEQPHLKTGAILERFRDDPFESALWKLAAWDHLVPEGGAEAEFKGAMNRLDGLLNEQRLQYLHQQWESGRMTEDEQAEWLELLRRRKGPTT, via the coding sequence ATGGCTGGACGCATTCCGGATCAGTTCATCGACGACCTGCTTGCCCGCGTGGACATCGTCGAGCTGATCGGCTCGAGGCTGGCCATCAAGAAAGCCGGGGCGAACTACCAGGCCCTGTGCCCCTTCCACACCGAAAAAACCCCGTCGTTCACCGTGAGCCCGAGCAAGCAGTTCTACCACTGCTTCGGCTGCGGTGCCCACGGCACGGCCGTGCGCTTTCTCATGGAATACGACCGCATGAGCTTCCCCGAGGCGGTGGAGGCGCTGGCGCGGCAGGTGGGCATGGAACTGCCCAAGGAGGCGCGGGCACCGGCCAACCCGGAAGCCGCGAGCCTGTATCCGCTGCTGGACAAAGCCGGCAATGCCTATCGCCAGTGGCTGCGGCAACACCCGGACCGGGAGCGGGCCGTGGCCTACCTGCGCCGCCGTGGTCTCAGCGGCGACATTGCCGCCCGCTACGGCATCGGCTTCGCGCCCCCGGGCTGGGACAACGTGTTGCGGGAACTCGGCCATGAGGAGGACCTGATCCGTGCCGGGCTCGCCATCCGCAAGGACTCGGGTAGTGTCTATGACCGCTTCCGTGACCGCATCATGTTCCCCATCCGCGACCGGCGCGGCCGCGTCATCGGTTTCGGCGGTCGCGTGCTGGACGACGGCGAACCCAAGTATCTGAACTCCCCGGAGACGCCGGTCTTCCACAAGGGCCGGGAGCTCTACGGCCTCCACGAGTGCCTGGAAGCGCAGCGCCACCCGGATCCGATCCTGGTCGTGGAGGGGTACATGGACGTGGTGGCACTGGCTCAACAGGGACTGCCCAATGCCGTGGCCACTCTGGGCACGGCGACCACCACCGACCAGGTGGAACGCCTGTTCCGCGCCACCCGGAACGTAGTGTTCTGCTTCGACGGCGACCAGGCCGGCCGCCAGGCGGCATGGCGCGCCCTGGAGAACACCCTGCCGGCGCTGCGGGACGATCGCCAGGCGCGCTTCCTGTTCCTGCCCGACGGCGAGGACCCGGACTCCCTGGTCCGCGAACAGGGCGCCGAGGCGTTCCAGGCGCTGGTGACCGACGCCGAATCCCTGTCGCAATTCATGCTGCGGGAACTCGGCCGCGACGCGGACCTCTACACCGTGGACGGACGTGCGCGGCTGGTGGAACGCGGCGCGCCGGTGATCGCTCGTGCACCACAGGGCGTGTTCCGCGACCTGCTGGTGGACGAGCTGGCGCGGCATGCCCGGGTTGACCGCGCTCACGTGGAACGCGCCGTGGCGGGTGATGCCGCGCCCGCCACGACATCACACACGCCGCGCCGCCAGGCACAACCGCAGCGCCGCACGGCCGTGCGGGTCGCCATCGCGCTACTGCTGCAGCATCCGGAACTGGCAGAAAAGGGCGGCGAACCCGAGCGTTTCCGCGACCTGGACCAGCCGGGCGCGGACCTGCTGGCGCAGGTCCTTGAATTGCTGCAGGAACAGCCGCATTTAAAGACTGGAGCAATACTGGAACGGTTCCGCGATGATCCGTTCGAGTCCGCCCTGTGGAAGCTCGCCGCCTGGGACCACCTGGTCCCCGAGGGAGGCGCGGAAGCCGAGTTCAAGGGGGCGATGAATCGTCTGGACGGATTGCTGAACGAACAGCGCCTGCAATACTTGCATCAACAGTGGGAAAGCGGGCGGATGACCGAGGACGAGCAGGCGGAGTGGCTGGAGTTACTGCGTCGGCGCAAGGGGCCGACAACTTGA
- a CDS encoding single-stranded DNA-binding protein gives MTAQLAAWGRLGNEPRALETKTGKPMTVASLAVEVAEGGEAEWFGLVAFRKQAEQLASHSKGDRLSVAGRLQRQEWKGRDGEDRQQLQVIADSLVSARTVRPGGKKRKAPANGEGLEQARELYQAPDFDDELPI, from the coding sequence ATGACAGCGCAACTTGCGGCATGGGGACGGCTGGGCAATGAGCCCCGGGCCCTGGAGACAAAAACGGGTAAGCCCATGACCGTGGCGTCACTGGCGGTGGAAGTCGCCGAAGGCGGCGAGGCTGAATGGTTCGGGCTGGTCGCATTCCGCAAACAAGCCGAGCAACTGGCCAGCCATTCCAAAGGCGACCGGCTGAGCGTGGCCGGGCGGCTCCAGCGGCAGGAGTGGAAGGGCCGCGATGGTGAGGACCGGCAACAACTCCAGGTCATCGCGGATTCACTGGTGAGCGCCCGCACGGTTCGCCCCGGAGGCAAGAAACGCAAAGCGCCCGCTAATGGCGAGGGACTGGAACAGGCCCGGGAACTCTACCAGGCACCGGATTTTGACGACGAATTACCCATCTAG
- the rpoD gene encoding RNA polymerase sigma factor RpoD — protein MSQDQQSQIKQLIAKGKEQGFLTYAEVNDHLPDDIVDPEQIEDIISMINDMGITVHEVAPDSDELLLNDSAVTSPDDEEAAEEAAAALAAVDAEFGRTTDPVRMYMREMGTVELLTREGEIKLAKRIEEGLDQVVTALAAYPESARFLLKGFDRVENEEQRLADLVANFREAGEPQEESTRETTLEDTAGDDDDGDDTAAADTGPDPELAREVFQRIQELYDETQEILANEGVDSPRLQEKREEMAELFLRIKFPPRILEAMVDQLRKAVERIRRQERVVMESCVRKAGMPRKVFLKSFPGREADGSFFEEVKVRDDVDTDKLMELQDQVYYAQEQMRELQNLSGLDVGEIKEINRRMSIGEAKARRAKKEMVEANLRLVISIAKKYTNRGLQFLDLIQEGNIGLMKAVDKFEYRRGYKFSTYATWWIRQAITRSIADQARTIRIPVHMIETINKLNRISRQMLQEMGREASPEELAERMEMPEDKVRKVLKIAKEPISMETPIGDDEDSHLGDFIEDIGVMSPVDSATREGLKEAVRGVLGGLTPREAKVLRMRFGIDMNTDHTLEEVGKQFDVTRERIRQIEAKALRKLRHPTRSESLRSFLDEQ, from the coding sequence ATGAGCCAGGATCAGCAGTCTCAGATTAAACAATTGATCGCCAAAGGCAAGGAGCAGGGCTTCCTGACCTATGCCGAAGTGAACGATCACCTGCCGGATGACATCGTCGACCCCGAGCAGATTGAAGATATCATCAGCATGATCAACGACATGGGAATCACCGTCCACGAAGTGGCGCCGGATTCCGACGAGCTTCTGCTGAACGACTCCGCAGTGACCAGCCCGGACGACGAGGAAGCCGCAGAGGAGGCGGCGGCCGCCCTCGCCGCCGTGGACGCCGAGTTCGGCCGCACTACCGACCCGGTGCGCATGTACATGCGCGAAATGGGGACGGTGGAGCTGCTCACCCGCGAGGGCGAGATCAAGCTGGCCAAGCGCATCGAAGAAGGCCTGGATCAGGTGGTCACCGCCCTGGCCGCCTACCCCGAATCCGCCCGCTTCCTGCTCAAGGGCTTTGATCGGGTGGAGAACGAGGAGCAGCGCCTGGCCGATCTGGTGGCCAATTTCCGCGAGGCGGGCGAGCCGCAGGAAGAGTCCACCCGTGAAACCACCCTGGAAGACACAGCCGGCGACGATGATGACGGCGATGACACCGCCGCCGCGGACACCGGCCCCGACCCGGAACTGGCCCGCGAGGTATTCCAGCGCATCCAGGAGCTCTACGACGAGACCCAGGAGATTCTTGCCAACGAGGGTGTAGACAGCCCCCGGCTGCAGGAAAAGCGCGAGGAAATGGCGGAGTTGTTCCTGCGCATCAAGTTCCCGCCGCGCATCCTGGAGGCCATGGTGGACCAGCTGCGCAAGGCCGTGGAGCGCATCCGCCGCCAGGAGCGGGTGGTCATGGAGTCCTGCGTGCGCAAGGCAGGCATGCCGCGCAAGGTGTTCCTCAAGAGCTTCCCCGGCCGCGAAGCCGACGGCAGCTTCTTCGAGGAGGTCAAGGTCCGGGACGACGTGGACACCGACAAGCTCATGGAACTCCAGGACCAGGTCTACTATGCCCAGGAGCAGATGCGCGAGTTGCAGAACCTCTCCGGGCTGGACGTGGGCGAGATCAAGGAGATCAACCGCCGCATGTCCATCGGCGAGGCCAAGGCCCGCCGCGCCAAGAAGGAGATGGTGGAGGCCAACCTGCGCCTGGTGATCTCCATCGCCAAGAAGTACACCAATCGCGGCCTGCAGTTCCTGGACCTGATCCAGGAAGGCAACATCGGCCTGATGAAGGCCGTGGACAAGTTCGAATACCGCCGTGGCTACAAGTTCTCGACGTACGCCACGTGGTGGATCCGCCAGGCGATCACGCGCTCCATTGCGGACCAGGCGCGCACCATCCGCATCCCGGTGCACATGATCGAGACCATCAACAAATTGAACCGCATCTCCCGGCAGATGCTCCAGGAGATGGGTCGCGAGGCGTCACCGGAAGAGTTGGCCGAGCGCATGGAGATGCCCGAGGACAAGGTGCGCAAGGTGCTCAAGATCGCCAAGGAGCCGATCTCCATGGAGACGCCCATCGGCGACGACGAGGACAGCCATCTGGGCGACTTCATCGAGGACATCGGCGTCATGTCGCCGGTGGACTCCGCTACCCGCGAAGGGCTGAAAGAGGCCGTCCGCGGGGTTCTCGGCGGCCTGACGCCGCGGGAAGCCAAGGTGCTGCGCATGCGCTTCGGCATCGACATGAACACCGACCACACCCTGGAAGAGGTGGGCAAGCAGTTCGACGTCACCCGCGAGCGCATCCGCCAGATCGAAGCCAAGGCTCTGCGCAAGCTGCGCCACCCGACCCGCTCGGAATCCCTGCGCAGCTTCCTGGACGAACAGTAA
- the rpsU gene encoding 30S ribosomal protein S21, with the protein MPIVKVRENEHFEVALRRFKRSCEKAGILSEVRRREHYEKPTQVRKRKQAAAVKRHAKKLQREQQRRERMY; encoded by the coding sequence ATGCCGATCGTCAAGGTACGGGAAAACGAGCATTTCGAAGTCGCCCTGCGCCGTTTCAAGCGCTCCTGTGAAAAGGCGGGCATCCTCTCCGAGGTGCGTCGCCGCGAGCACTACGAGAAGCCCACCCAGGTGCGCAAGCGCAAGCAGGCTGCGGCGGTCAAGCGGCACGCCAAGAAGCTCCAGCGCGAACAGCAGCGCCGCGAGCGCATGTACTGA
- a CDS encoding integrase arm-type DNA-binding domain-containing protein, whose amino-acid sequence MARGLNQLTAGECKAAKCPAGRKQAKLYDGGGLVLVVRPDGRKTWQLRYTRPNGKATAAGLGSYPETTLATAREKRDEYRALLAKGIDPVASRRAERQATRRAHANDFASVAAEWWDTVYRKKVTDSQAKRQWRRLEQHAFPEFGRRPVSEIEPPIVLEALRKVERTGRIETAVRVKSAVSAVMKYAIATARAKRDPTLDLQGMLATPRANHYPAIVDPTELGAVLRAVDGYRGQYTTRAALQLLPMLFCRPGELRNMTWDSLDLEAGTWTYTVSKGGEGRVTPLPPQVVAILKSLDPITGRGPFVFPSGRTSERPMSENTLSAALKRMDYGGEMVAHGFRAAARTILVERLGYSAELVEFQLGHAVRDMHGRSYNRAHWMEQRRDMLRHWASYLDELRDGGGTVTPIRGNYR is encoded by the coding sequence ATGGCCAGGGGACTGAACCAGCTAACGGCCGGGGAGTGTAAGGCGGCGAAGTGCCCGGCGGGACGCAAACAGGCGAAACTCTACGATGGTGGCGGGCTGGTCCTGGTGGTGAGGCCGGACGGGCGGAAGACGTGGCAACTCCGATACACCCGCCCCAACGGCAAGGCGACGGCGGCCGGGCTGGGGAGCTACCCCGAAACGACACTAGCGACGGCCCGGGAGAAACGCGACGAATACCGTGCCCTACTGGCCAAGGGTATCGACCCGGTGGCCAGCCGACGCGCTGAACGCCAGGCAACACGGCGCGCCCACGCCAATGACTTCGCCAGCGTGGCGGCCGAATGGTGGGACACCGTCTACCGTAAGAAAGTCACCGACTCCCAGGCCAAGCGGCAGTGGCGACGGCTGGAGCAACACGCTTTCCCGGAGTTTGGCCGGCGCCCGGTATCGGAGATAGAGCCGCCCATAGTGCTGGAGGCGTTGCGCAAGGTGGAGCGAACTGGACGGATAGAAACGGCCGTACGGGTGAAATCCGCCGTTTCCGCCGTCATGAAGTACGCCATTGCCACGGCGCGGGCCAAGCGTGACCCCACGCTAGACCTGCAGGGAATGCTAGCCACCCCGAGGGCAAACCATTACCCGGCGATTGTGGACCCCACCGAACTAGGGGCGGTACTCCGCGCCGTGGACGGCTACCGGGGGCAGTACACCACAAGGGCCGCCCTGCAATTGTTGCCCATGCTGTTCTGCCGCCCTGGCGAACTCCGCAACATGACGTGGGATTCGCTCGACCTGGAGGCGGGGACCTGGACCTATACGGTATCCAAAGGCGGCGAAGGCCGGGTAACCCCACTGCCGCCCCAGGTGGTGGCCATCCTTAAGAGCCTCGACCCCATCACCGGGCGCGGGCCCTTTGTTTTCCCATCCGGACGCACCAGTGAACGCCCCATGTCGGAGAACACGCTAAGCGCGGCGCTGAAGCGTATGGACTACGGCGGGGAAATGGTCGCCCACGGATTCCGGGCGGCGGCGCGCACCATTCTGGTTGAGCGGTTGGGGTATTCGGCGGAACTGGTGGAGTTCCAGCTAGGCCATGCCGTCAGGGACATGCACGGCAGAAGCTACAACCGCGCGCATTGGATGGAGCAACGCCGGGACATGCTCCGGCATTGGGCGAGCTACCTGGACGAACTCCGCGACGGCGGGGGGACGGTGACTCCAATCCGAGGGAATTACCGATGA
- a CDS encoding AlpA family transcriptional regulator produces the protein MPERVDHPATPDRIMRLPEVSHVTGKGRSSIYRDMDQGTFPIGIKLGPRARGWWASSIYEWLANRPTAASGE, from the coding sequence ATGCCTGAAAGGGTCGATCACCCAGCCACCCCCGACCGCATCATGCGGCTGCCCGAAGTCTCGCACGTCACCGGTAAAGGCCGCTCCAGCATTTACCGGGACATGGACCAGGGCACCTTCCCCATTGGCATCAAGCTGGGGCCCCGTGCCCGAGGCTGGTGGGCGTCATCCATTTACGAATGGCTGGCGAACCGCCCCACTGCCGCGTCCGGCGAGTGA